The following coding sequences lie in one Phaeodactylum tricornutum CCAP 1055/1 chromosome 12, whole genome shotgun sequence genomic window:
- a CDS encoding predicted protein: MIGSYSRQNRIGLFFVFVATSKVGAKVPTSRKRVLPQTDMPGNSDAWNGIGGGAVNEKVRTQGSQDGTKDLLDNPNSSGFNPSNSRAHLFHALEGLDRYPNYLARWNESDINCLENALEEVLVKVCEQKRSILDQKKGIQALVGELLEADGDRWRNLLRPPTNWSEMQDGVLDSKAYCTIIAPRLFTQATPPTVRQILAAEVEIELDVGQLTCLMNEEMYDVYSLSILSESFCGRVREFVSEVSRLGQTEKYANLQMGRRPIDLDTIGLGWINDLLFYLILRPISRHLFESSESFGDLNWRQGYVAAYSANPTEGRPRAQLITHTDDSEVTLNIGLGENFTGGAIEFRGLRGTPEAGKLIGTIQPRVGVALIHAGRHFHDVTTVTSGDRFALVMWARSWGGIRQQACPCCWLNRRKDDHCVCGPSWN; encoded by the coding sequence ATGATCGGTTCTTATTCCAGGCAAAATAGAATTGGCTTgttcttcgttttcgttgcGACATCGAAAGTAGGTGCGAAAGTCCCAACGTCTCGTAAAAGAGTCCTTCCTCAAACAGATATGCCTGGCAATAGCGATGCATGGAATGGAATTGGCGGTGGAGCCGTCAATGAAAAGGTGAGAACACAGGGTTCTCAGGATGGAACGAAGGACCTTCTAGATAATCCTAATTCGTCGGGCTTTAATCCTTCAAATTCACGGGCACACTTATTCCACGCATTGGAAGGACTGGATCGCTATCCGAACTACCTCGCAAGGTGGAACGAGTCAGATATAAATTGCTTAGAAAATGCTTTAGAAGAGGTACTGGTGAAGGTTTGCGAGCAGAAGCGCTCAATACTGGATCAGAAAAAAGGGATACAGGCCTTAGTCGGGGAACTTCTTGAAGCCGACGGAGATAGATGGCGGAATCTTTTGCGGCCCCCAACCAACTGGTCAGAAATGCAAGATGGTGTTTTAGATAGCAAGGCATATTGCACTATTATCGCTCCAAGACTTTTTACCCAAGCAACACCTCCTACAGTACGACAAATCCTCGCAGCGGAAGTCGAAATAGAGCTAGACGTAGGGCAATTGACATGCTTGATGAACGAGGAGATGTATGATGTTTATTCTCTCTCCATTCTCTCGGAGAGTTTTTGTGGTAGAGTCCGAGAGTTTGTCTCGGAAGTTTCCAGGCTCGGGCAAACGGAGAAGTATGCTAACCTGCAAATGGGACGACGGCCCATAGACCTTGACACTATTGGACTCGGCTGGATCAATGACTTACTATTTTACCTTATCCTACGTCCTATTTCGCGTCATCTTTTCGAATCATCGGAAAGTTTTGGCGACTTGAACTGGCGACAAGGATATGTTGCTGCCTACTCAGCAAACCCTACCGAGGGAAGGCCTAGAGCACAACTAATTACTCATACTGACGACAGCGAAGTTACATTGAACATCGGTCTGGGGGAAAACTTCACAGGTGGGGCTATAGAGTTTCGAGGATTACGGGGAACGCCGGAAGCTGGAAAGTTGATCGGTACGATTCAGCCTCGAGTTGGCGTAGCTCTGATACATGCAGGCCGGCATTTTCACGATGTCACAACCGTGACGTCTGGGGATCGCTTTGCCCTAGTCATGTGGGCCAGGTCCTGGGGTGGTATTCGCCAGCAAGCTTGTCCCTGTTGCTGGCTCAATCGACGTAAAGATGACCATTGTGTATGCGGTCCAAGCTGGAATTAG
- a CDS encoding predicted protein, translated as MADSESRTQRAAALEEKRRRLEELKQRRSRRGEDTANVRASASANLDEYIDGLLSQPSTESVRLTESDADTVAELVPSTQNGTVAAIVSTKSASSSTTTTNNVFAEPAPAPLPKTVETFTIGTQTDTDIDDSPDAVASEENKPDLTERLLGDKDAAENDPSKDQHNQIPKMLSPEDLEKEIASKPFSNFLNSASKKVERLLGAPLLTDLFADYVGESHDLEHTESVSKETDQSKFLASRQVYECVKWTSGRDVTDMDWSPLHRELLLSTYHMCMSTSASAHLSKGSAAVSAVSPNDTLSSSLTPRSGELQSDGLALVWNLTMPSRPEHVFTCGSPVTTGRFHPSESPLIVGGCESGQMVVWDVRAGRLPVQKSALSSIAGASSKGHVHPICRMEVVEGGSGIVTSSTDGRVNFWSLSNLREPVESVQVGDSVSCFAVAPESETLVLGDEYGTLYSVPSSATSGGQRSSRKQVRKLDAKDDQGESIGHYGMVTSLSTKTFKKSTASRATGLTKGFLRNSDGLVLSSGVDWTVKLWAPAYADKPLLSFVSHSYDYMSDVKWSPTHPSLFAAASSNGTVGFWNLAKSLEDPVTGQDGIVIEPDAMSGRGLNKLEWSGDGRRIAVASSDRLHVLTLSEEVLRVQGDEDTKMMNDLIARGLIGRP; from the exons ATGGCGGATTCGGAATCCCGCACCCAACGTGCCGCTGCTTTGGAGGAAAAACGACGGAGACTGGAGGAGCTAAAGCAGCGCCGCTCCCGGCGAGGTGAAGATACCGCTAATGTTCGAgcatcggcatcggcaaATCTAGACGAGTATATTGACGGCTTACTGAGCCAACCTTCGACAGAATCTGTGCGCTTAACCGAGTCTGATGCGGATACGGTAGCCGAGCTCGTCCCATCGACTCAAAACGGCACCGTCGCAGCGATTGTATCCACGAAATCGGCGAGCAGctcgacgacaacgactaATAATGTCTTTGCTGAGCCTGCACCAGCACCCCTGCCGAAAACCGTCGAAACCTTCACGATTGGAACCCAGACGGATACAGATATTGATGACTCACCTGATGCCGTAGCTTCCGAAGAGAATAAGCCAGATCTGACGGAAAGGCTGTTGGGAGACAAAGACGCAGCAGAGAATGATCCAAGCAAAGACCAACACAATCAAATTCCGAAAATGCTTTCACCAGAAGATCTGGAGAAAGAAATTGCCTCGAAACCTTTTTCTAACTTCCTTAATAgcgcttccaaaaaggttGAACGCCTTTTGGGCGCCCCTTTACTCACTGACTTGTTCGCAGACTACGTCGGCGAAAGCCATGATCTCGAGCACACAGAAAGTGTCTCTAAAGAGACGGACCAAAGCAAGTTTTTGGCATCTCGGCAGGTCTACGAATGCGTCAAATGGACTTCCGGTCGAGACGTTACTGATATGGATTGGTCTCCATTGCATCGTgagcttcttctttcaaCATATCATATGTGCATGTCGACCAGTGCTTCAGCGCATCTTTCGAAGGGATCCGCAGCAGTTTCGGCTGTGTCTCCCAACGATACtctgtcgtcgtcactaACACCGCGTAGTGGGGAATTGCAGTCCGATGGCTTAGCATTAGTTTGGAATTTGACCATGCCATCTCGCCCGGAACACGTATTTACGTGTGGCAGTCCAGTAACGACAGGGCGCTTCCACCCCTCAGAATCTCCATTGATCGTTGGAGGCTGTGAAAGTGGACAAATGGTTGTTTGGGACGTACGGGCCGGTCGACTTCCAGTTCAGAAATCTGCCTTATCCAGCATTGCTGGAGCATCCAGCAAAGGGCATGTGCACCCAATTTGTCGAATGGAAGTCGTCGAAGGAGGG TCTGGAATAGTTACGAGTTCTACCGACGGTCGTGTGAACTTTTGGTCTCTCTCGAATCTACGTGAACCAGTCGAGTCCGTTCAAGTTGGCGACAGTGTTTCTTGCTTTGCTGTTGCGCCGGAGTCCGAAACATTGGTGCTCGGTGACGAATATGGTACACTTTACTCTGTGCCCTCGTCGGCTACTTCCGGGGGTCAACGGTCTTCGCGAAAACAAGTACGTAAGCTTGATGCCAAAGACGACCAGGGCGAGAGTATCGGCCACTACGGAATGGTGACGTCTCTTTCCACTAAGACCTTTAAAAAAAGCACAGCCAGTCGGGCCACCGGTTTGACAAAAGGCTTTCTGAGAAACAGCGACGGGCTTGTCTTATCGTCTGGTGTTGACTGGACCGTGAAGCTCTGGGCCCCCGCCTATGCCGATAAGCCGTTATTGAGTTTTGTGAGTCACTCCTACGATTACATGTCCGACGTCAAATGGAGTCCAACGCATCCCTCGCTGTTTGCAGCAGCGTCTAGTAATGGTACAGTAGGATTTTGGAATCTGGCTAAATCGTTGGAGGACCCTGTCACTGGTCAAGACGGTATTGTAATTGAGCCTGACGCAATGTCGGGTCGCGGACTCAACAAGCTAGAATGGTCCGGTGATGGACGTCGTATTGCAGTAGCCTCCTCGGACCGCCTGCACGTTTTAACCTTGTCGGAAGAAGTACTGCGTGTCCAGGGCGACGAAGACACGAAAATGATGAATGATCTAATTGCACGTGGCTTAATTGGTCGACCGTAA
- a CDS encoding predicted protein, with amino-acid sequence MCFRAVSTLRFVGEHLYDGLRRPTWWCFRIGLLAAVFGLIRQLLGTYSFVQVDYFLHSSDLDTSLLTNVEIAVVNRSSQSRPLSPLHPDRAFVPLLHRTVDLPLRVVYWPYVTIGSSPDAIHVGEDGLFKSPYIQLVDMYDDHPDTVWVADETVGGNVPRDWCENLLQAVHNVRRYRRTKTLPLFWPIHFLQTHYDFPSDYLCKPSRDELGGEYWTRYFKRSVILHRSWNETLQWVDTGYHINSKNRLFLPDQIHTPLVVRSDIVEAMHNYLKIRGRSLSDDIASLPRPIDVIHLWPLGNSSEVYQGYSNLRTKVSQIVVDLSKQHPDWKTVVGIVGKARYLGRQKVSRLLIQVMLTSKIHVVSQRDQWEDHYRLMEALASGALVLTDRMLSLPEGLKNGTSLIEYSNSAELREYIQFYIGHEKDRLSIAREGRFIAMSKHRSWHRMEEVLFGRIISLCSESPNEHGPCSFEERI; translated from the coding sequence ATGTGTTTTCGAGCTGTTTCAACTTTGCGCTTCGTGGGAGAACACCTGTATGATGGTTTGCGTCGACCAACATGGTGGTGTTTCCGAATTGGCTTGCTTGCTGCTGTCTTCGGACTGATACGACAGCTGTTGGGAACCTACTCTTTTGTTCAGGTTGACTACTTTTTGCATTCTTCTGACCTCGACACGAGTCTACTGACGAATGTTGAAATTGCGGTAGTAAATCGCTCGTCCCAATCAAGACCACTGAGCCCGTTGCATCCGGATCGTGCTTTTGTTCCACTACTACACAGAACAGTAGACCTCCCTCTCCGTGTTGTGTACTGGCCCTACGTAACAATCGGATCTTCTCCCGATGCGATCCACGTCGGTGAGGACGGGCTCTTCAAAAGCCCATACATACAACTTGTTGACATGTATGATGATCACCCTGATACAGTTTGGGTTGCCGATGAAACGGTGGGCGGAAACGTTCCGAGAGATTGGTGCGAAAACTTGCTTCAGGCTGTACATAATGTCCGCAGGTACCGTCGCACCAAGACTTTACCGTTGTTTTGGCCGATTCATTTCCTTCAAACCCACTACGACTTCCCGTCTGACTACCTGTGCAAGCCGTCTCGAGACGAGTTGGGTGGTGAATATTGGACACGTTACTTTAAACGATCCGTCATTTTACACCGGTCATGGAACGAGACTTTGCAGTGGGTTGATACTGGATATCATATCAACAGCAAGAATCGACTCTTCCTTCCTGATCAGATACACACGCCGCTTGTGGTGCGTAGCGATATCGTTGAGGCTATGCACAATTATCTGAAAATAAGAGGTCGATCTTTGAGCGACGACATTGCGAGCCTCCCAAGACCTATTGACGTCATTCATCTGTGGCCATTGGGCAACTCATCCGAAGTTTATCAGGGATATTCCAATTTGCGGACAAAAGTAAGTCAGATAGTGGTTGATCTCTCCAAGCAACATCCTGATTGGAAAACTGTGGTAGGCATTGTAGGGAAAGCACGGTATCTGGGGCGACAAAAGGTTTCACGATTGCTTATACAAGTCATGCTCACAAGCAAGATTCATGTGGTCTCCCAAAGGGATCAATGGGAAGACCATTATCGATTAATGGAGGCGCTAGCTTCCGGTGCACTTGTTTTGACGGACCGAATGCTATCGCTACCCGAGGGATTGAAAAATGGAACTTCGCTGATTGAGTATAGTAATTCTGCTGAGCTGCGTGAGTACATTCAATTCTATATTGGCCATGAGAAAGACCGTTTATCAATCGCTAGAGAAGGACGCTTCATAGCAATGTCGAAGCACCGGTCTTGGCACCGAATGGAAGAGGTGCTCTTTGGGCGCATAATATCGTTGTGTTCCGAGTCGCCAAACGAACACGGACCATGCTCGTTTGAAGAGAGGATATGA
- a CDS encoding predicted protein: MSEKKKNLRKLSHRLSYVLRHGALDMGLEMTADGYVPVDSLLILQHPKFIGNQWTLQDIRDVVSDSDKQRFKLREKPASDYGQATQRHTISFIKPELLLVRLSAEELRRIPTIVHGTYSALWPAIQISGGLSRMKRTHIHCASGLIGENGVISGMRRGCDVYIYINAEACADAGVVFYRSDNGVLLTAGIKGGILPCKYFSHVTDAGGNEILVRSKTEGSRSCLG; encoded by the exons ATGtcagaaaagaagaagaatttaCGCAAGTTGAGCCATAGATTGTCTTACGTCTTGAGACACGGTGCCCTAGATATGGGTCTCGAGATGACTGCTGACGGGTACGTCCCAGTTGACAGTTTGTTGATTTTGCAGCATCCCAAGTTCATTGGTAATCAATGGACGCTTCAGGATATACGGGATGTAGTCAGCGATAGTGACAAGCAACGATTCAAGCTGCGCGAAAAGCCTGCTTCGGATTATGGACAAGCAACTCAAC GTCACACAATTTCATTCATAAAGCCAGAGTTGCTGCTAGTCCGTCTGTCCGCTGAAGAATTACGTCGAATTCCCACCATTGTACACGGAACATACTCTGCTTTGTGGCCGGCTATACAAATTTCTGGGGGGTTGTCGCGGATGAAGCGGACGCATATACATTGTGCATCCGGTCTGATTGGAGAGAACGGAGTAATATCTGGGATGCGACGAGGCTGCGATGTCTATATATACATAAATGCGGAGGCATGCGCTGACGCCGGCGTTGTTTTCTACCGCAGTGACAACGGAGTGCTGCTTACAGCTGGAATAAAAGGAGGAATTCTACCTTGTAAGTATTTCTCGCACGTGACAGACGCTGGCGGAAACGAGATTCTCGTTCGGTCCAAGACGGAGGGAAGTAGGTCATGCCTAGGCTGA
- a CDS encoding predicted protein — translation MDTEENEEPLWDPIQQIYTGGVLPQTVEIQDLIAENNGTLRLFGYGSLCWNPGTGALADPSVRYAPGQARGYRRCWAQKSTDHRGLPCFPGIVCTLLKDQEFREFLSSGVDEETLTEGLIFEVPPPLVEECLAELDFREKGGYARDIIEVVEDKSGKVVQALLYRGTPQNPAFWPRALRDLPFAAGESLQTIMATAIGPSGENEVYLSRLDHFLGKVASGSTLKKYDDTLVLASMTKQLRNQNLHFMFGSGSNQRNQLLLQTENNAAALFNNEDAHEMKEIVLCADQTDKIEVNEKVISLFAGGGHSAILMQSGRLFLFGSNEHSQLGASGITQSSFPLPILTCLRDLFISYCSLGFSHSLVVEKETGRVYSFGDNARGQADPDNCASTIPLPTALPLKEHIVAVFAGVFHSAAVSEDGELITWGCGRFGQCLPVVRHRLYGHWKPDDGSRVLGVACGRRHTVTFDDRGRVWSFGENKYGQLGRDLKGEKYSRVPSLVDGDWGLDSLSVTGVHCGWSHTILQLENGKGELILFGWGRNDKGQLGVGTSSIVFNPVRLYPSHKIRLVACGSESTAIVDTDGEIWSCGWNEHGNLGLGHDFDAFELTKIKGAPITLTPGYSEKSSLGLALGGAHMIAMRLAKKTS, via the exons ATGGACACTGAAGAGAATGAGGAACCGCTCTGGGACCCCATTCAACAAATTTATACCGGAGGAGTACTACCCCAAACAGTCGAAATCCAGGATTTGATTGCGGAGAACAACGGCACCCTCCGACTGTTCGGCTACGGGTCTCTGTGTTGGAACCCCGGCACCGGAGCCCTTGCCGATCCGTCAGTGCGATACGCGCCAGGCCAGGCACGAGGATACCGACGCTGTTGGGCACAAAAGTCGACCGATCATCGCGGCCTTCCTTGCTTCCCTGGAATTGTGTGTACTTTGCTGAAAGACCAAGAATTTCGAGAATTTCTCTCGTCTGGCGTAGACGAGGAAACGTTGACGGAAGGACTAATTTTCGAAGTCCCTCCGCCTTTAGTTGAAGAATGCTTAGCGGAGCTAGATTTTCGAGAAAAAGGTGGCTACGCCAGAGACATAATAGAAGTTGTCGAAGACAAGAGTGGTAAAGTGGTTCAGGCTTTACTGTATAGAGGCACCCCACAGAATCCGGCGTTTTGGCCAAGAGCATTGCGAGATCTTCCGTTTGCAGCAGGCGAGTCCCTTCAGA CAATCATGGCTACGGCGATCGGTCCGAGTGGTGAGAATGAAGTTTATTTGAGCCGTTTGGACCACTTTCTAGGAAAAGTAGCTTCAGGTTCCACACTGAAGAAATACGACGATACACTGGTGCTTGCATCTATGACGAAACAGTTACGCAATCAAAATTTGCATTTCATGTTTGGCTCGGGGTCTAATCAGCGAAACCAGCTTTTACTGCAAACAGAAAATAATGCGGCCGCTCTATTTAACAACGAAGATGCCCATgaaatgaaagaaatcgTTTTGTGCGCTGACCAAACCGACAAAATCGAAGTGAATGAAAAAGTTATTTCTTTATTTGCAGGAGGAGGACACAGTGCGATCCTTATGCAAAGCGGAAGGCTATTCCTATTCGGGTCAAACGAACATAGTCAGTTGGGAGCAAGTGGAATCACACAATCCTCCTTTCCGCTCCCTATCCTTACTTGTCTCCGTGATTTGTTTATTTCCTATTGCTCGCTTGGTTTTTCTCATTCATTGGTGGTCGAAAAAGAGACAGGTCGTGTATATTCCTTCGGGGACAACGCAAGAGGCCAAGCTGACCCTGATAACTGCGCCTCCACCATTCCATTGCCAACTGCTCTACCGCTCAAGGAACATATTGTGGCCGTGTTCGCTGGAGTTTTCCATTCTGCTGCCGTGAGCGAAGATGGCGAACTCATAACCTGGGGCTGTGGTCGATTTGGACAGTGCCTTCCTGTTGTACGGCATAGATTGTACGGGCACTGGAAACCAGATGACGGAAGCAGGGTGCTTGGTGTTGCTTGTGGACGTCGCCACACAGTTACGTTTGACGATCGTGGGCGAGTGTGGAGTTTTGGTGAAAATAAATACGGCCAGCTTGGACGCGATCTTAAAGGTGAAAAATACAGTAGGGTACCATCGCTGGTGGATGGCGATTGGGGGCTCGACAGCTTGTCAGTCACCGGAGTGCACTGCGGCTGGTCTCACACTATCCTTCAATTGGAAAATGGCAAGGGAGAACTAATATTATTTGGCTGGGGAAGGAATGACAAAGGCCAGCTTGGGGTTGGCACAAGCAGCATCGTCTTTAATCCTGTACGGTTGTATCCTTCGCATAAAATTAGACTTGTCGCTTGCGGATCCGAGTCTACTGCAATCGTCGACACTGACGGCGAAATATGGAGCTGCGGTTGGAATGAGCACGGAAACCTGGGTTTAGGACATGACTTTGATGCATTCGAACTAACCAAAATCAAAGGGGCTCCGATCACTTTGACTCCAGGCTATTCAGAAAAGAGTAGTTTAGGACTCGCCTTGGGTGGAGCTCATATGATTGCTATGCGACTCGCTAAAAAGACAAGCTGA
- a CDS encoding predicted protein has translation PSLSVVWYLHMEMFGRFHSYFRCLLGSIPFVLVTPLALRLYRYPIVMVIIFWFLSVVFSATHTLYDWNLLFCLMLLEPRSLVRMRFLPCLVSFCAWPVPVLLYSAGYWMWLEPSNGEANYIFFQCLAYNIFIAMLLVEFTGASLSRD, from the exons CCGAGTTTGTCGGTTGTGTGGTATCTGCATATGGAAATGTTTGGTCGATTCCACAGCTACTTCCGATGTTTACTAGGAAGCATTCCGTTCGTTCTAGTCACTCCTTTGGCACTCCGTCTCTACAGATACCCAATCGTAATG GTTATTATTTTTTGGTTTCTATCAGTTGTGTTCAGTGCCACTCACACTTTATATGATTGGAATTTACTCTTCTGTTTGATGCTGCTTGAGCCCCGCTCTCTAGTCCGTATGCGATTTCTTCCGTGTCTTGTCAGCTTTTGCGCTTGGCCAGTACCAGTTCTTTTGTATTCAGCGGGATACTGGATGTGGCTGGAACCGAGCAACGGTGAAGCAAACTACATTTTCTTTCAGTGTCTGGCCTACAACATTTTCATCGCAATGTTACTAGTTGAATTCACTGGTGCAAGTCTGAGTCGCGAC
- a CDS encoding predicted protein: protein METMSKSLPDPLLLAFFTQAKTELQNCKVSGASRMAEIRAVLLANQSACLGTVLNQYNRQNGTSFTVDQIQAQLKSLRAETVSLQVKLKLDEMNETARLAFCRLVLYSESSQHQDRSLRDQMQLEASQPMQRDEIMEFCALCNTALRLPNVRLHLEKGKSLFDDGEFPPVPIDPPKRIELIQRMFFRALGYDPDHGMAEIERIFFSERSSEFGDDKELMAVFADMLSKTKVVVTNATLIATEAAFSDHDDGGCTRVVSVQYSEKVIDSLTGQYVDEAERIAPSSLAMEQQTESQQRQQLRVASQAAALQQELLGQLLSMPDEEREERMSLAKEASDEFTRKILAISPGPDRIVFLQSVDERTQKELAMLKLWENMLASNEGKPPTIRKELDTRAH, encoded by the coding sequence ATGGAAACAATGTCAAAGTCCTTGCCCGACCCTTTACTGCTTGCTTTTTTCACGCAAGCGAAGACGGAATTGCAAAACTGCAAAGTCAGCGGAGCAAGTCGGATGGCGGAAATTCGCGCCGTCCTTCTTGCTAACCAAAGCGCATGTCTCGGAACTGTCCTAAATCAATACAATAGGCAAAATGGTACATCTTTCACCGTCGACCAAATACAAGCGCAGCTAAAGTCTCTCCGGGCGGAGACTGTGTCTTTGCAGGTAAAATTGAAATTGGATGAGATGAATGAAACCGCTCGATTGGCCTTTTGTCGGCTTGTGCTTTACTCGGAATCTTCCCAGCATCAAGACCGGAGCCTCCGGGACCAAATGCAGCTGGAGGCGTCGCAGCCAATGCAGCGAGACGAGATAATGGAATTTTGTGCACTCTGTAATACGGCGTTGCGCTTACCCAATGTCCGATTACACTTGGAAAAGGGTAAGTCGCTATTCGATGATGGAGAATTTCCACCGGTACCGATTGATCCGCCCAAACGCATTGAATTGATCCAGCGAATGTTTTTCCGAGCTTTGGGTTACGATCCAGATCACGGCATGGCGGAAATCGAGcgaatcttcttttccgaGCGCTCCAGCGAATTTGGCGACGATAAGGAACTGATGGCCGTCTTTGCCGATATGTTATCCAAAACGAAAGTTGTTGTGACCAATGCGACTTTAATTGCTACTGAGGCGGCTTTTTCGGATCATGACGATGGTGGATGCACTCGAGTTGTCTCGGTGCAGTATTCAGAGAAAGTGATTGATTCTTTGACTGGTCAGTATGTTGATGAGGCTGAACGCATAGCTCCCTCTAGTCTAGCCATGGAGCAACAAACAGAGTCTCAACAGCGTCAGCAATTGCGTGTGGCATCGCAAGCGGCCGCTTTACAACAAGAACTACTTGGGCAACTCTTATCTATGCCAGATGAAGAACGCGAAGAACGAATGTCGTTGGCCAAGGAAGCTTCAGACGAGTTTACACGAAAAATACTGGCTATTTCTCCAGGTCCAGACCGTATAGTATTTCTGCAGTCAGTTGATGAGCGAACAcagaaagagttggcgatGCTAAAGCTTTGGGAGAATATGTTGGCGTCAAACGAAGGCAAGCCACCAACTATTCGGAAAGAGCTTGACACGCGCGCTCACTGA
- the hDer1-1 gene encoding predicted protein has protein sequence MDFGAQALGAGGHAGAGVDLMSWYMEIPPVSRLYLTGAFLTSAACAIEIISPFSLYFNYDLVVQGQIWRVITSYLFFGVFSVDFLFHMYFLVRYSRLLEDGDFRGRTANYVMFLLFGIFQISIVASYMNVEFLGSALTFMMAYVWGRRNEDVKMSFLGFLTFHAPYLPWVMLTFSVLIGNSPLMDIIGICVGHSYYFLEFVYPVIADIRGWQVKRILEPPAILRWLCGNPGDAERAHWR, from the exons ATGGATTTTGGGGCGCAAGCGTTGGGCGCTGGTGGTCACGCTGGTGCTGGCGTTGATCTGATGTCATG GTATATGGAAATCCCTCCTGTTTCCCGTCTCTATTTGACGGGCGCCTTTCTAACCAGCGCAGCTTGTGCTATCGAAATCATCAGTCCATTCTCCCTTTACTTCAATTACGATTTGGTGGTTCAGGGACAAATTTGGCGTGTCATCACATCCTACCTCTTCTTTGGTGTTTTTTCTGTAGATTTCCTCTTTCACATGTACTTTTTA GTACGATACAGTCGGCTATTGGAAGACGGAGATTTCCGCGGACGTACGGCGAATTATGTTATGTTCTTactttttggaattttccaAATTTCCATCGTAGCCTCTTACATGAATGTGGAGTTCTTGGGAAGTGCCTTGACTTTCATGATGGCGTACGTTTGGGGACGCCGCAACGAAGACGTGAAAATGAGTTTTCTTGGATTCTTGACCTTTCACGCTCCGTATCTGCCTTGGGTGATGCTAACCTTTAGTGTTCTTATCGGAAATTCTCCCTTAATGGACATCATCGGTATCTGTGTCGGTCATTCTTATTATTTTCTGGAATTTGTTTACCCGGTCATTGCCGATATTCGCGGCTGGCAAGTGAAAAGGATACTAGAACCGCCTGCTATTCTGCGCTGGCTTTGCGGAAATCCAGGCGATGCTGAACGAGCTCACTGGCGATGA